A genome region from Chelonia mydas isolate rCheMyd1 chromosome 24, rCheMyd1.pri.v2, whole genome shotgun sequence includes the following:
- the LOC102945967 gene encoding gonadotropin-releasing hormone II receptor, giving the protein MNATFRMKVSELLEPGSPAVGNQSRGQPWEEVEVSPGGGANASLPSEEVFLLPTFSTAAKVRVAITFVLFLSSACFNIAVLWTVTQKYRKRPHVRILIVNLAAADLLVTFVVMPLDAAWNITVQWYAGDLACRALMFLKLVAMYASAFITVVISLDRQAAILHPLSMGDAKKKNKAMLCVAWALSVLLALPQMFVFHAVSRSQPIYFIQCATVGSFQAHWQETLYNMFTFSCLFLLPLLIMVLCYSRILIEISGKMKRACVSSKEVHLRRSYNNIPRARMRTLKMSIVIVLTFVLCWTPYYLLGLWYWFSPEMLSRKKVPPSLSHILFLFGLFNACLDPLIYGLFTMHFHREIRCVCRCTHRRKEQASALIGSFRASTTAAPIRSAREDQGGTGKYELEVTANMALPAGRCELCRKKIVESFI; this is encoded by the exons ATGAACGCCACTTTTCGCATGAAGGTCAGTGAGCTGCTCGAGCCGGGGTCGCCCGCCGTGGGCAACCAGAGCCGCGGGCAGCCCTGGGAGGAGGTAGAGGTCTCGCCTGGTGGTGGAGCCAACGCCAGTCTGCCTAGCGAGGAGGTCTTCCTGCTGCCCACGTTCTCCACCGCCGCCAAGGTCCGGGTGGCCATCACCTTCGTCCTCTTCCTCTCCTCGGCCTGCTTCAACATCGCTGTGCTGTGGACCGTCACCCAGAAGTACCGCAAGAGGCCGCATGTCCGCATCCTCATTGTTAACCTGGCTGCGGCCGATCTGCTGGTGACCTTTGTGGTGATGCCCTTGGACGCAGCCTGGAACATCACGGTGCAGTGGTATGCGGGTGACCTGGCCTGCCGGGCCCTCATGTTCCTCAAGCTGGTGGCCATGTATGCCTCAGCCTTCATCACTGTGGTGATCAGCCTGGACCGCCAGGCAGCCATCTTGCACCCACTGAGCATGGGTGACGCCAAGAAGAAGAACAAGGCCATGCTGTGCGTGGCCTGGGCCCTGAGCGTGCTTCTGGCACTACCTCAG ATGTTTGTCTTCCACGCAGTGAGCCGCTCCCAGCCCATCTACTTCATCCAGTGTGCCACGGTGGGCAGCTTCCAAGCCCACTGGCAGGAGACCCTCTACAACATGTTCACCttctcctgcctcttcctgctgccGCTGCTCATCATGGTGCTGTGCTACTCCCGCATCCTCATTGAGATCTCTGGCAAGATGAAGAGAGCTTGCG TCTCCTCCAAGGAGGTCCACCTCCGCCGCTCCTACAACAACATCCCCAGGGCCAGGATGCGCACCCTGAAGATGTCCATTGTCATCGTGCTGACCTTCGTCCTGTGCTGGACCCCCTACTACCTCCTGGGCCTCTGGTACTGGTTCTCCCCGGAGATGCTGAGCCGGAAGAAGGTGCCTCCATCCCTCAGCCACATCCTCTTCCTCTTCGGCCTCTTCAACGCGTGCCTGGACCCCCTCATCTACGGCCTCTTCACCATGCACTTCCACAGGGAGATCCGGTGCGTCTGCCGCTGCACCCACCGCAGGAAGGAGCAGGCCTCCGCGCTGATTGGCTCCTTCCGGGCCTCCACCACGGCTGCACCCATCAGGAGTGCCAGGGAGGACCAGGGGGGCACGGGCAAGTACGAACTGGAGGTGACGGCTAACATGGCCCTGCCTGCTGGGAGGTGCGAACTGTGCAGGAAGAAGATAGTGGAGAGTTTCATATGA